One window from the genome of Marinobacter sp. LV10R510-11A encodes:
- a CDS encoding sigma 54-interacting transcriptional regulator — protein MQMELHTGIELAVALTQQTTLPDLLKTVTTQLENTFGVTRCWALELDLSGRTLHCSDLLESGEFDCGDFSHPFAHLLQTGKARELTRAASYRLDHPGFQSLIEASDRPKSLWLEPLRGDDGRTLGILVLCRDESDWSGITVQPLYCGLMQLLTHQWVSLLQSRDQVWQRRLLKRSLDNLHDAETVRKRCEILAQTLIGPSETMTKLRAQVVRAAGSQLSVLVQGETGCGKDVVARGIHELSDRAEGPMVVVNCAAIPESLLESELFGHTKGAFSGADQAKEGLLAQANGGTLFLDEIGDMPMALQSKLLRVLESREFRPLGARQEQHSDFRLVAATHQPLHQSIKGGSFRQDLFYRLSQFPLHVTPLRDRLDDLESLSRHFIRLYTEREGTGPLGISSHALRAFLSYDFPGNARELRNIIELACLQTPAGDDIQPEALRLTDFFSEQGRPDAADTAPCGSGTPIAPDADEIRDLKAAAQAFEAAVIRDRLRQYGGNRAQAAESLGLPKRTLAHKCLKYQVAEA, from the coding sequence ATGCAGATGGAACTGCACACCGGCATTGAGCTGGCGGTCGCACTGACCCAGCAGACAACATTGCCGGATTTGCTGAAAACAGTCACAACACAGCTGGAAAACACCTTCGGGGTAACTCGCTGCTGGGCATTAGAACTCGATCTCAGTGGCCGCACACTGCACTGCAGCGACCTGCTCGAATCCGGCGAATTCGACTGTGGCGACTTCAGTCACCCCTTCGCCCACCTGCTGCAAACCGGCAAAGCCCGCGAACTCACCCGCGCCGCCAGCTACCGCCTCGATCACCCCGGCTTCCAAAGCCTCATCGAAGCCAGCGACCGCCCAAAATCCTTGTGGCTCGAGCCTTTGCGCGGCGACGACGGCCGAACCCTCGGCATACTCGTACTTTGCCGCGACGAATCCGACTGGAGCGGCATAACCGTCCAGCCCCTGTATTGCGGCCTCATGCAACTGCTCACACACCAGTGGGTATCACTACTGCAAAGCCGCGATCAGGTTTGGCAGCGCCGCCTGCTCAAACGCTCTCTGGACAACCTGCACGATGCAGAAACTGTCCGCAAACGCTGCGAGATACTGGCCCAAACGCTCATCGGCCCCTCTGAAACCATGACCAAGCTGCGCGCTCAAGTTGTTCGCGCCGCCGGCAGCCAGCTGTCTGTGCTGGTTCAAGGCGAAACCGGATGCGGCAAAGACGTGGTTGCCCGAGGCATTCACGAGCTCTCGGATCGTGCCGAGGGCCCCATGGTCGTGGTCAACTGTGCAGCCATACCGGAGAGCTTGCTGGAGAGTGAACTCTTCGGCCACACCAAAGGCGCTTTTTCTGGTGCCGACCAAGCCAAAGAAGGGCTTTTGGCTCAGGCCAATGGTGGCACGCTCTTTCTGGACGAAATCGGCGATATGCCCATGGCCTTGCAGTCCAAACTCCTGCGAGTGCTGGAAAGCCGCGAGTTCCGGCCCCTTGGCGCTCGCCAGGAACAACACTCAGATTTCCGGCTGGTTGCGGCCACCCATCAGCCTCTTCACCAGAGCATCAAAGGCGGAAGCTTTCGCCAGGATCTGTTCTATCGCCTGAGCCAGTTTCCGTTACACGTCACGCCGCTGCGTGACCGTCTGGACGATCTTGAATCCCTCAGCCGCCACTTCATCCGATTATATACCGAGCGCGAAGGCACAGGGCCGCTGGGCATCAGCAGCCATGCTCTTCGGGCCTTCTTAAGCTACGACTTTCCCGGCAATGCCCGGGAGTTGCGCAACATCATCGAGCTGGCCTGCTTGCAGACCCCCGCCGGAGATGACATCCAGCCAGAAGCTCTCAGGCTCACGGACTTCTTCTCGGAGCAGGGCCGCCCAGACGCGGCAGATACTGCGCCGTGCGGCTCAGGCACTCCCATTGCTCCCGACGCTGACGAAATTCGCGATCTCAAGGCGGCCGCTCAAGCGTTTGAGGCTGCCGTTATCCGTGATCGTCTGCGCCAATACGGTGGCAACCGCGCCCAGGCTGCTGAGAGCCTTGGCCTGCCAAAGCGCACACTAGCCCACAAGTGTTTGAAGTATCAGGTAGCCGAAGCATGA